From a single Spongiibacter taiwanensis genomic region:
- a CDS encoding DUF2802 domain-containing protein, whose translation MNELIRDILDATAPALNALVATPVTHLVGGLMTVIGLGILMQFLRLRRRASEQQVEESRLAKEAEFAAQHQAEVELLEQRLKSQDSALLLMGERVQALEEYLEMLGSKQQRLEADKKSPHFYQHLRLLAHKGMSAVELAQRFGISASEASLIAAMNRKAG comes from the coding sequence ATGAACGAATTGATCCGCGATATTCTCGATGCCACCGCCCCGGCGCTCAATGCCCTGGTGGCCACGCCAGTCACCCATTTGGTAGGTGGCCTGATGACAGTGATCGGCCTCGGGATTTTGATGCAGTTTTTGCGCCTGCGCCGCCGAGCCAGCGAGCAGCAAGTCGAAGAATCGCGACTGGCGAAAGAAGCCGAGTTTGCCGCCCAACATCAGGCGGAGGTCGAGCTGCTGGAGCAACGCCTCAAGTCACAGGACAGCGCGCTGTTGTTGATGGGTGAGCGAGTGCAAGCGCTGGAAGAGTATCTGGAAATGCTCGGTAGCAAGCAGCAACGCCTGGAAGCCGACAAGAAAAGCCCCCACTTTTATCAGCACCTGCGCCTGCTCGCCCACAAGGGCATGAGCGCGGTGGAGCTGGCGCAACGCTTTGGCATTTCTGCCTCGGAAGCGTCTCTGATTGCGGCGATGAATCGCAAGGCGGGTTAG
- a CDS encoding RNA polymerase sigma factor FliA has translation MSVHNAYLDVQRGSRDELVLRHATLVKRIAYHMISRLPSSVDVEDLIQAGMIGLLEAGSHYQGDKGASFETYAGIRIRGAMIDQLRQSGWAPRSVSKQLRELSEAVARVEARLGREAGANDIAREMGLSLDDYHELLKDTSSVRLFSIDQIREEGGDADNLAGDERYAPLENVLEAGFQADLVSQIDGLPEREKLVLSLYYDQGLNLKEIGEVLEVSESRVCQIHSQAIVRLKSRMREWTAE, from the coding sequence GTGAGTGTTCACAACGCCTATCTGGACGTTCAGCGCGGCAGCCGGGATGAGCTGGTGTTGCGCCACGCCACCCTGGTCAAGCGCATTGCCTATCACATGATCAGCCGACTGCCGAGTAGCGTTGATGTTGAGGACTTAATCCAAGCGGGCATGATCGGCCTGCTGGAGGCGGGCAGCCACTACCAGGGTGATAAAGGCGCAAGTTTTGAAACCTATGCCGGTATCCGTATTCGGGGTGCCATGATCGACCAGCTGCGTCAGAGCGGGTGGGCGCCCCGCTCAGTATCCAAGCAATTGCGTGAACTCAGTGAGGCGGTTGCCCGAGTGGAAGCGCGCCTGGGTCGGGAAGCCGGTGCCAACGACATTGCCAGAGAAATGGGCCTGTCGCTGGACGATTACCACGAATTACTCAAAGACACGAGTTCGGTGCGGCTGTTTAGCATCGACCAGATTCGAGAGGAGGGCGGCGATGCCGACAACCTCGCCGGAGATGAGCGCTACGCCCCCCTTGAGAATGTACTCGAAGCGGGGTTTCAGGCTGACCTGGTCAGCCAGATAGACGGTCTGCCCGAGCGCGAAAAACTGGTGCTGTCCCTGTACTACGATCAGGGGCTGAACTTGAAGGAAATTGGCGAAGTGCTGGAGGTGAGTGAATCCCGGGTTTGCCAGATTCACAGCCAGGCCATTGTTCGCCTGAAGAGCCGCATGCGGGAATGGACCGCCGAGTGA
- a CDS encoding MinD/ParA family protein — MSAVKVVAVTSGKGGVGKTNVSVNLACQMARAGHKVLLLDADLGLANVDIMLGLRPKWNLSHVLAGDCNIDDILLTGPNGIHIIPAASGIKKMAELGPEQHGVIVRSLSALSEKYDVLIVDTAAGIADSVVTFSKASQHVLVVVTDELTSMADAYALIKVLNRDAGIRRFKILRNMVDSQQQAREGFNRLDEVARRFLDVNLEYCGYVPRDPFLIKADARQQAVSELYPGAESSLAFRRLADTVERWETPLGPSGNIEFFMERMLEEQASAGAAS; from the coding sequence ATGAGTGCGGTAAAAGTCGTAGCAGTGACCAGCGGAAAGGGCGGTGTTGGTAAAACCAATGTGTCGGTCAATCTCGCCTGCCAAATGGCCAGGGCGGGTCACAAAGTACTGTTATTGGACGCGGACCTGGGGTTGGCCAATGTCGATATCATGCTCGGCCTGCGCCCCAAGTGGAACTTGTCCCATGTGCTCGCCGGCGACTGCAATATCGATGACATTCTGCTCACCGGTCCCAACGGTATTCACATTATTCCCGCCGCCTCAGGCATCAAGAAAATGGCCGAGTTGGGCCCCGAACAGCACGGTGTCATCGTGCGTTCCCTAAGCGCCCTCAGTGAAAAATATGATGTATTGATCGTCGACACTGCCGCTGGTATTGCCGACAGTGTGGTGACCTTTAGCAAAGCCAGCCAGCATGTGCTGGTGGTGGTGACCGACGAATTGACCTCCATGGCCGACGCCTACGCCCTGATCAAGGTATTGAACCGGGATGCAGGCATTCGCCGTTTCAAAATTTTGCGCAATATGGTCGACAGCCAGCAGCAGGCCCGGGAGGGCTTCAACCGGCTGGATGAAGTCGCACGCCGCTTTCTGGATGTCAATCTGGAGTACTGCGGCTATGTGCCCCGTGATCCCTTCCTGATCAAGGCCGATGCCCGTCAGCAAGCGGTGAGCGAACTCTACCCCGGCGCGGAATCGTCATTGGCCTTCCGGCGTCTCGCCGACACGGTGGAGCGCTGGGAGACGCCCCTTGGCCCCAGCGGCAACATTGAATTCTTCATGGAGCGGATGCTGGAAGAACAGGCGAGTGCGGGAGCCGCCTCGTGA
- the flhF gene encoding flagellar biosynthesis protein FlhF gives MKIKKYRAADTRQAMKLVKAAHGPDAVVLDCYSVDDGVELVVSWEDTSHAPNTELSAVDLLRAREQAAAETQQPVQQAAQNTNQAQPTPAAAQPRMVWSQDDELLTMKRELAEMKTMLMGQLKGHSWKEADYSAPEHTDLHTFMAALDLDPELGSQLAEQIPADEAPSIRREILKMVLARSLPVIAPPSVGAIALVGPQGSGKTTSIAKLAAQHVLQHGKDSVAILSTDTARVGAQEQLRAYGSILQVPVHCADTVEEAGKIYRLLRKKSLLLVDTGGVSFRDKAGIDGLAKLLAALPEVNVMLNLPADSQAHVQREILDAYRVLAPQAVLVSRIDEATRLGGVISNLIQCQLPMTWVSNGPNVPRNLSVADAGKLVKMAVKMASFYERASKPTAQAAPRQAEAAGAASAPGQATQQHAQQQAGQIPGQQIPGQQPGQASMPPRQQVTGGQAISVHG, from the coding sequence ATGAAGATTAAAAAATATCGCGCTGCGGACACCCGCCAGGCCATGAAACTGGTGAAAGCCGCCCACGGTCCCGATGCCGTTGTGCTCGACTGCTACAGCGTCGATGACGGTGTTGAGCTGGTGGTGAGCTGGGAAGATACCAGCCATGCTCCCAATACCGAACTCAGCGCGGTTGATCTGTTGCGTGCCCGTGAGCAGGCTGCTGCCGAAACCCAACAGCCGGTTCAGCAGGCTGCGCAGAACACCAATCAGGCCCAGCCGACACCGGCCGCTGCCCAACCCCGAATGGTCTGGTCTCAGGATGACGAACTGCTGACCATGAAGCGGGAACTGGCTGAAATGAAAACCATGCTGATGGGTCAACTCAAGGGCCACAGCTGGAAAGAGGCCGATTACAGCGCGCCGGAACACACCGATCTGCATACCTTTATGGCGGCCCTCGATCTGGACCCGGAGCTGGGTAGTCAGCTTGCCGAGCAGATTCCCGCCGACGAAGCGCCAAGCATTCGTCGTGAAATTCTGAAAATGGTGCTGGCCCGTTCGCTGCCGGTGATTGCACCGCCAAGTGTTGGCGCCATTGCCTTGGTCGGCCCACAGGGCTCCGGTAAAACCACCAGCATTGCCAAGCTGGCGGCGCAACACGTGTTGCAGCACGGCAAAGACAGTGTCGCCATTTTGAGTACCGATACTGCGCGGGTGGGTGCCCAGGAGCAATTGCGCGCCTACGGCAGCATCCTGCAGGTGCCGGTTCACTGCGCGGATACAGTGGAAGAGGCCGGCAAAATTTATCGGTTGTTGCGTAAGAAATCGCTGTTGCTGGTGGATACCGGCGGCGTGTCTTTCCGCGATAAGGCGGGCATCGATGGCCTGGCCAAATTATTGGCGGCCTTGCCCGAGGTTAACGTCATGCTGAACTTGCCGGCGGATAGCCAGGCCCATGTGCAGCGCGAAATTTTAGACGCTTATCGGGTGCTGGCACCGCAGGCGGTACTGGTCAGCCGTATCGACGAAGCCACCCGTCTGGGCGGCGTGATTTCCAACCTGATTCAATGCCAGTTACCCATGACCTGGGTTTCCAACGGTCCCAATGTGCCCCGCAATCTGTCGGTGGCTGATGCGGGCAAGCTGGTCAAAATGGCGGTCAAGATGGCCAGTTTCTATGAGCGCGCTAGCAAGCCTACAGCGCAAGCTGCCCCACGTCAGGCAGAAGCTGCCGGCGCAGCATCCGCGCCCGGTCAGGCAACACAACAGCATGCTCAGCAGCAGGCCGGGCAAATTCCGGGTCAGCAAATTCCGGGGCAGCAGCCGGGCCAGGCATCAATGCCGCCGCGCCAGCAGGTAACTGGCGGACAGGCGATCAGTGTGCACGGTTGA
- the flhA gene encoding flagellar biosynthesis protein FlhA, translating into MTMPNWMHNVAGSGLGVLALLLACLAMLVLPMPPFLLDLLFTFNITLSLVIILAVIYVERPINFSVFPTVLLLATLLRLALNVASTRVVLLEGHTGPGAAGKVIESFGEFVIGGNYVVGIVVFIILVVINFVVVTKGAGRVSEVTARFTLDAMPGKQMAIDSDLNAGILSQEEASRRREEVRTEADFYGSMDGASKFVRGDAVAGILILFINVLGGLGVGMSQHGLSFSQAMHNYTLLTIGDGLVAQLPSLLLSVAVAIIVTRISRPQNMGEQMVGQMFANPNVLYLTAALLGLMGIIPGMPNLVFLMLAAACGGLGYWAALKKKQAVEIVDEEEPVEAPAAAKEPSELNWEEVTQLDIISLEVGYRLIPLVDRSQGGELINRITGVRKKLSKDLGFLIQPVHIRDNLELAPGAYRIQFLGDTIAQGDIQPGMELAINPGNAQGALRGVHTKDPAFGMDAVWIDAGQRDQAQTMGYTVVDPCTVIATHLSQLLKQHAHELLGHEEVQQLLDRLAKTDAKLVENLVPKQLPLSIVVRVMQSLLKENVSIRSIRSIAESLAEQAPRTKNPDELLEGVRVTLGRMIIQEINGLEEELEVVALDPDLEQLLQDLTRGANGVAGLEPGIAERLQTQLVEFAQRQEISGKPSVVLVSPSIRAWLSRFIRRSVPSLNVLSYNEVPDSKQVRLLSTIGQQARLN; encoded by the coding sequence ATGACAATGCCAAACTGGATGCACAATGTGGCGGGAAGTGGCCTCGGGGTATTGGCCCTGTTGCTGGCTTGCCTGGCGATGCTGGTGTTGCCCATGCCGCCCTTCCTGTTGGACTTGCTGTTCACCTTTAACATCACCCTGTCGCTGGTGATTATTCTGGCGGTCATCTATGTCGAACGGCCGATCAATTTCAGTGTGTTTCCTACGGTCTTGCTGCTGGCCACCTTGCTGCGTTTGGCATTGAACGTGGCTTCCACCCGGGTGGTACTGCTGGAAGGGCATACCGGCCCCGGCGCGGCCGGGAAGGTGATCGAATCCTTTGGCGAGTTTGTTATCGGCGGCAATTATGTGGTCGGTATCGTGGTGTTCATCATCCTGGTGGTCATCAACTTTGTGGTGGTCACCAAGGGTGCTGGCCGGGTATCGGAAGTGACCGCCCGGTTTACGTTGGATGCCATGCCCGGCAAGCAAATGGCCATCGACTCCGACCTCAACGCGGGGATTCTCAGTCAGGAAGAAGCCAGCCGCCGTCGGGAGGAAGTGCGTACCGAAGCCGATTTCTACGGCAGCATGGACGGTGCCAGCAAGTTTGTTCGCGGTGACGCGGTCGCTGGGATTCTGATTCTGTTTATCAACGTGCTCGGCGGGCTCGGTGTGGGCATGAGCCAGCATGGGCTGAGCTTTTCCCAGGCCATGCATAACTACACCCTGCTCACCATTGGTGATGGTCTGGTTGCCCAGTTGCCCTCGCTGCTGCTCAGCGTCGCGGTGGCCATCATCGTCACCCGGATCTCTCGCCCCCAAAACATGGGCGAGCAAATGGTCGGGCAGATGTTTGCCAACCCCAATGTGCTCTACCTCACTGCGGCCCTGCTGGGGCTGATGGGCATTATCCCCGGTATGCCCAACCTGGTCTTTCTTATGCTGGCAGCCGCCTGCGGTGGCCTGGGTTACTGGGCGGCGCTGAAGAAAAAACAGGCGGTGGAAATCGTCGACGAAGAGGAGCCGGTTGAGGCGCCCGCCGCGGCCAAGGAGCCCAGCGAGTTGAACTGGGAAGAAGTGACCCAGCTCGACATTATCAGCCTGGAGGTGGGTTACCGGCTGATCCCCCTGGTGGACCGCAGTCAGGGTGGCGAGCTGATCAACCGGATTACCGGAGTGCGCAAAAAGCTGTCCAAGGACCTGGGCTTTCTGATTCAGCCGGTGCACATCCGCGACAACCTGGAGTTGGCCCCCGGCGCCTACCGCATTCAGTTTTTGGGAGACACCATCGCCCAGGGCGACATCCAGCCCGGCATGGAGCTGGCGATCAATCCGGGCAATGCCCAGGGTGCGCTGCGGGGCGTTCACACCAAGGACCCGGCCTTTGGCATGGACGCGGTGTGGATTGATGCCGGTCAGCGGGATCAGGCCCAAACCATGGGCTATACGGTGGTTGACCCCTGCACGGTGATCGCGACCCACCTCAGCCAGTTGCTCAAACAGCATGCCCACGAGCTGCTCGGCCACGAAGAAGTCCAGCAGTTGCTGGATCGGCTGGCCAAAACCGACGCCAAGCTGGTGGAGAACCTGGTGCCTAAACAATTGCCTCTTAGTATCGTAGTTAGAGTTATGCAAAGTCTGCTCAAGGAAAACGTCTCTATACGTAGTATCCGCAGTATTGCCGAATCTTTGGCGGAGCAAGCCCCTCGTACCAAGAACCCCGACGAACTTTTGGAAGGGGTGCGTGTCACCTTGGGTCGAATGATTATCCAAGAAATCAATGGCTTAGAAGAGGAGTTAGAAGTCGTCGCCCTCGATCCTGATTTGGAACAGTTGTTGCAAGACCTTACCCGAGGCGCCAATGGCGTGGCGGGGCTGGAGCCTGGCATAGCAGAACGCTTGCAAACCCAGCTAGTTGAATTCGCCCAGCGCCAAGAAATTAGCGGCAAGCCATCTGTGGTACTGGTGTCGCCGTCGATTCGGGCTTGGTTGTCGCGATTTATTCGCCGCAGTGTGCCCAGTTTGAATGTGCTGTCCTACAACGAAGTGCCGGACAGCAAACAGGTGAGATTGCTGTCCACGATTGGTCAGCAGGCGAGATTGAACTAA
- the flhB gene encoding flagellar biosynthesis protein FlhB: MAENQDGQERTEEASAKKLADAKKKGQVPRSKELSTMMVTVAGALTLLATGGQLGQTMMDLMRHGLSPEGLLTPTEDLGGEFMSQLGQGLISIWPLLLVAIIATILSSVALGGWTFSLSVKPERLDPIKGFAKLFSLRSLGELAKSILKMSVIGLAAYILLRNTEADILLLGLQSADTAIASSASLLAWFFLLVSLPLILIAAIDVPWQMFNYKKELKMTRQEVRDEHKESDGRPEVKAKLREMQQAAASRRMMEKVPDADVIITNPTHFSVALKYDEARMSAPKLVAKGADHIAARIREVAGEHDVPIVECPRLARAVYASVELDQEIPGGLYLAVAQILTYVYQLRSWESMGGEQPDIPQPEIDDQFLKDLL, translated from the coding sequence ATGGCTGAGAATCAGGACGGTCAAGAACGTACCGAAGAGGCGTCGGCCAAGAAACTGGCCGACGCCAAAAAGAAGGGCCAGGTGCCCCGCTCGAAAGAGCTGTCTACCATGATGGTGACCGTTGCTGGCGCGCTCACCCTGCTGGCCACCGGCGGCCAGTTGGGTCAGACGATGATGGACCTGATGCGCCACGGCTTGTCCCCCGAGGGCCTGCTCACACCCACCGAAGACCTGGGCGGCGAATTTATGTCCCAGCTGGGTCAGGGGCTGATTTCCATTTGGCCACTGCTGCTGGTGGCGATCATTGCCACCATCCTGTCCTCGGTAGCGCTCGGTGGCTGGACCTTCAGTCTGTCGGTCAAGCCTGAACGGCTCGACCCGATTAAAGGCTTCGCCAAATTGTTCTCCCTGCGCAGCCTCGGGGAGTTGGCAAAATCCATTCTCAAAATGTCGGTGATTGGCCTGGCTGCCTACATTCTGCTGCGCAACACCGAGGCTGATATTTTGCTGCTGGGTTTGCAGTCGGCGGACACCGCCATTGCCAGCAGCGCGTCATTGCTGGCCTGGTTCTTTCTGCTGGTCAGTCTGCCCCTGATTCTGATCGCGGCCATCGATGTGCCCTGGCAGATGTTTAACTACAAAAAAGAATTGAAGATGACCCGCCAGGAAGTGCGCGATGAGCACAAGGAATCTGATGGTCGTCCAGAAGTGAAAGCCAAGCTGCGTGAGATGCAGCAGGCGGCGGCTTCTCGCCGGATGATGGAAAAAGTCCCCGACGCCGACGTGATCATCACCAACCCCACTCACTTCTCGGTGGCCTTGAAATACGACGAGGCCCGGATGTCGGCGCCCAAACTGGTGGCCAAAGGGGCCGACCATATTGCCGCGCGGATTCGGGAAGTGGCGGGGGAGCACGACGTGCCCATCGTGGAGTGTCCGCGGCTGGCCCGGGCAGTGTATGCCAGCGTGGAGCTGGATCAGGAAATCCCCGGCGGTTTGTATCTGGCAGTAGCCCAGATACTCACCTACGTCTATCAGCTGCGCAGCTGGGAGAGCATGGGTGGCGAGCAGCCCGATATACCCCAGCCCGAGATTGACGACCAATTTTTGAAGGACCTGCTGTAA
- the fliR gene encoding flagellar biosynthetic protein FliR: MFPGVAFSEAQMMSSLAAAWLPFMRIGGALMTAPLFSAAYVPMRIRLMIAIFISAALLPFLNAGQAAGPLNLLGIEAVLLAGKELLIGICLGFFLQLVFDAILVGGHLIANGMGLGFAMMVDPQRGVQVPVLSQYLLIVTMLLFVVLDGHLAFLAMLVRSFQLWPVAGVGFSPDQFGLIVAQGGVIFSGAIQIAIPAVIALLLVQISIGVISRAAPTLNLFAVGFPLAMLVGFLLLERILPSLLPQLNSLLNGAYDAIGRFLGV, from the coding sequence ATGTTCCCCGGGGTGGCCTTTTCTGAAGCGCAAATGATGAGCAGTCTGGCCGCAGCCTGGCTGCCCTTTATGCGAATCGGCGGCGCCCTGATGACGGCGCCGCTATTCAGCGCGGCCTATGTGCCCATGCGCATTCGCCTGATGATTGCGATTTTTATCAGCGCCGCCTTGTTGCCCTTCCTCAACGCGGGGCAAGCCGCCGGGCCCCTCAATTTACTGGGTATTGAAGCGGTGTTGCTGGCCGGTAAAGAATTGCTGATCGGTATCTGCCTGGGCTTTTTTCTGCAGTTGGTCTTCGATGCTATTCTGGTCGGTGGCCACCTGATTGCTAACGGAATGGGCCTGGGCTTTGCGATGATGGTTGACCCCCAGCGCGGGGTACAGGTGCCGGTGCTGTCGCAGTATTTGTTGATCGTCACCATGCTGCTGTTTGTGGTCTTAGACGGGCACCTTGCCTTTTTGGCCATGCTGGTGAGAAGTTTCCAATTGTGGCCGGTTGCCGGCGTGGGCTTTAGCCCCGACCAGTTTGGCTTGATTGTGGCCCAGGGCGGAGTGATTTTTTCCGGCGCCATCCAGATCGCGATTCCCGCCGTTATCGCCTTGCTGTTAGTCCAAATTTCGATTGGCGTGATCAGTCGCGCGGCCCCGACCCTGAACCTCTTTGCCGTGGGCTTCCCGCTGGCGATGCTGGTGGGCTTCCTGCTGCTGGAGCGGATTCTGCCGAGTCTGCTGCCCCAGCTTAACAGTCTGCTCAATGGCGCCTACGACGCCATTGGCCGCTTCCTCGGAGTCTAG
- the fliQ gene encoding flagellar biosynthesis protein FliQ, which produces MNADTVIELGRQGMNITVLLAAPLLLAALAAGLLIGMFQAATQIQDMTLSFIPKLVVLVLVLAITGPWMLTQLVDYTRKLFEMIPGLVS; this is translated from the coding sequence ATGAACGCCGATACCGTCATCGAATTGGGCCGTCAGGGGATGAATATCACCGTGCTGCTGGCGGCGCCCCTGTTGCTGGCTGCCCTGGCCGCCGGTCTGCTGATTGGTATGTTCCAGGCCGCCACCCAAATTCAGGATATGACCCTGAGCTTTATCCCCAAGCTGGTGGTGCTGGTGCTGGTGCTGGCCATTACCGGGCCGTGGATGTTGACCCAGCTGGTGGATTACACCCGCAAATTATTTGAAATGATTCCGGGGCTGGTGAGCTGA
- the fliP gene encoding flagellar type III secretion system pore protein FliP (The bacterial flagellar biogenesis protein FliP forms a type III secretion system (T3SS)-type pore required for flagellar assembly.) yields MSLLSRLGLSAQASDESNAAQSEVIPCSAGSRLWQVVCGLIALVALLLPLDGLAQNLSMPAVTSVPTSGGGQQYSVSLQLLAVMTALTLLPALLLGMTAFTRIMIVLSILRQALGTGQTPSNQVLLSLGLFLSLFIMYPVGEVAYRDAIQPYIAEQIEFDEALQKAAAPFRDFMLRQTREEDIARFAEIAGYQGFDKPEDVPFSVLMASFLTSELKTAFQIGFLLFIPFVVIDLVVASVLMSMGMMMLSPMMISLPFKIMLFVLVDGWGLIMGSLAASFYQ; encoded by the coding sequence ATGAGTCTCCTGTCCCGGTTAGGTCTTTCTGCTCAGGCCAGTGACGAGTCCAACGCGGCGCAATCTGAGGTCATTCCATGCAGTGCAGGCAGCCGCCTCTGGCAGGTTGTGTGTGGGCTGATTGCACTGGTCGCACTGTTATTGCCGCTGGATGGTCTCGCACAAAACTTGAGCATGCCTGCAGTGACCTCCGTGCCCACCTCGGGCGGCGGTCAGCAGTACAGCGTGTCGCTGCAACTGTTGGCGGTGATGACGGCACTGACTTTGTTGCCAGCCCTGTTGCTCGGTATGACGGCCTTTACCCGAATTATGATTGTGCTGTCGATCCTGCGTCAGGCGCTGGGCACCGGCCAAACCCCATCCAATCAGGTGCTGCTCAGCCTGGGGCTGTTTCTGAGTCTGTTCATCATGTATCCGGTCGGAGAGGTTGCCTACCGGGACGCGATTCAACCTTACATTGCTGAGCAGATCGAATTCGACGAGGCCCTGCAAAAGGCGGCGGCGCCATTTCGGGATTTTATGTTGCGCCAAACCCGGGAAGAGGACATTGCCCGCTTTGCCGAAATCGCCGGTTACCAGGGCTTTGATAAGCCCGAGGACGTGCCTTTTTCGGTGTTGATGGCCTCCTTTCTCACCAGCGAACTCAAAACCGCTTTCCAGATCGGCTTTTTGTTGTTCATTCCCTTTGTGGTGATCGATCTGGTGGTGGCCAGCGTGCTGATGTCGATGGGGATGATGATGTTGTCGCCAATGATGATCTCGCTGCCCTTCAAAATCATGTTGTTTGTGCTGGTGGATGGCTGGGGCCTGATCATGGGCTCCCTCGCTGCCAGCTTTTACCAGTAG
- the fliO gene encoding flagellar biosynthetic protein FliO, whose product MKQLLVAIVALPSLALAAEDSAPALPKIGAGSGLANADIGGMLAAFVLVLGCLFLVSWFLRRSRLVGAPNQAGVNVIAQLPLNMKEKLLVVQVGEERLLLGATPGCIRTLHTWKADEPMPGEVHKNFSSLLSERLGGLKTRNRDSAAQAPAEKGAEQ is encoded by the coding sequence ATGAAGCAGCTGTTAGTGGCTATTGTTGCACTGCCAAGCCTGGCGCTGGCCGCCGAGGACAGCGCCCCGGCCCTGCCAAAAATCGGTGCGGGCAGCGGTCTGGCCAATGCCGATATCGGCGGCATGCTGGCGGCTTTTGTTCTGGTGTTAGGCTGTTTGTTTCTGGTCAGCTGGTTTCTGCGCCGCTCTCGCCTGGTCGGTGCGCCGAACCAGGCTGGGGTGAACGTCATCGCCCAGTTGCCGCTGAACATGAAGGAAAAACTGCTGGTCGTGCAGGTGGGTGAGGAGCGCCTGTTGTTGGGCGCCACCCCCGGTTGTATTCGAACGCTGCACACCTGGAAGGCCGACGAGCCGATGCCCGGTGAGGTCCATAAAAACTTCTCATCTTTGTTGAGCGAACGTCTTGGCGGGCTCAAAACGCGCAATCGGGATTCCGCTGCCCAAGCTCCCGCAGAAAAAGGAGCCGAGCAATGA
- the fliN gene encoding flagellar motor switch protein FliN — MSDTNPPQDRPQRAELNEFGEASPATNNPPAANAGQQIGAKMGDMSLDMIMDVNVGVSVEVGRSRMSIRDLKEMKQGAIIELDRAAGTPLDVRVNGTLVARGEIVVVKEKYGIMLTEVVSQEERPRRGE, encoded by the coding sequence ATGTCCGACACCAATCCTCCCCAGGATCGCCCCCAGCGGGCAGAACTGAATGAGTTTGGCGAAGCCTCGCCAGCAACCAACAACCCTCCGGCGGCCAACGCCGGTCAGCAAATAGGTGCAAAAATGGGTGATATGAGCCTGGATATGATCATGGATGTGAATGTCGGCGTTTCCGTGGAGGTCGGCCGCAGTCGAATGAGCATCCGCGATCTTAAGGAAATGAAGCAGGGCGCTATCATTGAGCTGGATCGCGCTGCGGGAACCCCGCTGGATGTGCGGGTCAATGGCACCCTGGTAGCCCGGGGCGAGATTGTCGTGGTGAAAGAAAAGTACGGCATTATGCTCACCGAAGTGGTCAGCCAGGAAGAGCGCCCCCGGCGCGGCGAATAA
- a CDS encoding flagellar motor switch protein FliM: MAGVLDPEELDALMDSAESAREGSSGKFDLSRQDFALQRLLPAVSQLCNQFAAGARETLLGLVPGVATVSLDEISSMPFGELKARLPAPCSAALYQGLPDGAGFLLAMESELVFQLVDRYYGGRGGAVPVREKLSVTEQSFTEQANGLLKDNLATAWKSLLAQPPSLIQQAWNMGAIEAFEDHDAMVACRFVVSFGLEGDNFGMWTALPWPALDALRDRLKDTPRAHNEGDAQWQQRLTKRLECAPLDLAAVLAETELSLKRVLAFKPGDIIDIAEADEVVIKLDGRPLFFGRLGSQQGNFAVRVEGRCPPEEE; encoded by the coding sequence GTGGCCGGTGTACTGGACCCTGAAGAACTCGACGCCCTGATGGATTCTGCCGAATCTGCCCGGGAGGGCAGCTCGGGAAAGTTTGATCTTTCCCGGCAGGACTTTGCCCTGCAGAGGCTGTTGCCGGCGGTATCGCAATTGTGTAACCAATTTGCTGCCGGTGCCCGCGAAACCCTGCTGGGCCTGGTGCCGGGTGTTGCTACCGTCAGCCTGGATGAAATCTCCTCCATGCCCTTTGGCGAGTTAAAGGCCCGTCTGCCCGCGCCCTGCAGCGCGGCCCTTTATCAGGGCTTGCCCGACGGTGCCGGGTTTTTGCTGGCGATGGAGTCCGAGCTTGTGTTCCAACTGGTTGACCGTTACTACGGCGGTCGTGGCGGCGCAGTGCCGGTACGGGAAAAGCTGTCGGTCACCGAACAGAGCTTTACCGAACAGGCGAATGGGCTACTGAAGGACAACCTCGCCACGGCCTGGAAGTCGCTGTTGGCCCAACCGCCGAGCCTGATTCAACAGGCCTGGAATATGGGCGCGATTGAGGCCTTTGAAGACCACGATGCCATGGTTGCCTGCCGCTTTGTGGTGAGTTTTGGTCTTGAAGGCGACAACTTTGGCATGTGGACCGCGCTGCCCTGGCCAGCTCTGGATGCCCTGCGGGACCGACTGAAAGACACTCCCCGTGCCCACAACGAGGGTGACGCTCAGTGGCAGCAGCGCCTGACCAAACGCCTGGAGTGTGCCCCCTTGGATTTGGCTGCCGTGCTGGCGGAAACCGAACTCAGCTTGAAGCGGGTTCTGGCCTTTAAACCTGGCGACATTATCGATATTGCCGAGGCTGACGAAGTGGTGATCAAGCTTGATGGTCGGCCTTTGTTTTTTGGCCGCCTGGGCAGTCAGCAGGGTAATTTCGCGGTGCGTGTTGAGGGGCGCTGTCCCCCGGAAGAGGAGTAG